The Paenibacillus sp. RC334 nucleotide sequence GCGGACGCAGGAAGACGATATCGGCTTCATTCAAATACGTACGGAAGCTCACATGAGCGACCGGAACAGCTACAATGAGCATAATCCAGCGGATGGGCAAATCCGGCGGGATATGCATAATCAACGACGTGTACCATGCGGCAAAGGCAATCAGCGCAAAGCCGAAGACGACCGCCAGACCGCTCTGAATGACATAGCCGAGATAAGGCAGCACTTGTCCCCAGAACGCAACACGTCTTTCTTTATGTATACGTTGCAAATCCATGCTCATTCCCTGCCCTGTACCAGCTCATAAAATGCATCTTCCAGCGGCATGCCCGGCTTACCCGCCTGTGCTGTCACTTCGTCCAGCGTGCCCTGTGCAATGATGGCACCCTGATGAAGCACAATGAAACGATCACAATAATTTTCAATCGTGGACAAAATATGAGAACTAAGTAAAATGGACGAGCCCGAGCGCTTCATTTCCAGCATAAAATCAAGCAGGGAACGAATACCGAGCGGGTCCAGACCCAAAAATGGCTCATCAATCACATACAGCGGCGGCCCCGCCAAAAATGCGCACATAATCATCACTTTCTGGCGCATCCCTTTGGAAAGATGCATCGACATGCTTCCGCTCTTATCCCGCATACGGAACAAGTCCAGCATTTGGTCACTGCGGGTGCGGAAATCAGCTTCACTGACTCCATACGCTCTGGCGGTGAATTCCATATGCTCCATCACGGTCATTTCGGGATACAGCTCTGGAGACTCGGGTACAAAAGCAATGGCTCCCTGATACTGCTCGGGATTTTCCGCCTGCTTATGTCCCTGCACGCGGATTTCTCCCGCCTGCGGTGTCATCAGACCCAAAATATGCTTCATCGTCGTACTTTTCCCGGCTCCATTCAGACCGATCAGCCCCACCATTTCGCCCGGCTTTACATCCAGAGAAATCTGGTGCAGCACCGGGCGCTTGGCGCTGTATCCGCCTGTCAGTCCATTAATTTGCAATACAGGCTGTTGTTCCATGGCTCCCCCTCTTCTCACTTATCCGTTCGGTTTTGACCCTTTTTCCTTCAGCCATCTTGGTGCTCCCTTATTTTTACGATCACGCTCGCGCTGCGCTTTCCCTGCTTTGGACAAAGCTGCTCCTTTGCTCTTGCCTGGAGCCGAGCTATTTGCCGCAGTTCTGCCAGGACGACCGTTCTCACCGCGGGCAGGTGCCTTGCGGCTTTCCACTGGTGCTCCGTCAGAAGTAGGTCTGGCTTCGGATGGCCTTGCAGGCGCTCGCTTGGCATCCACCGGACGCGGCACGACAACCCGGCCTCCGTGCAACGCACGCTCCGCAATGTCGATGCCCAGTTCACGGGAAAATTTACGCATGATGAATGTTTCACGGTCGGTAACAACCGACGCAACCAATCCTTTACGTCCCATTCGTCCGGTCCGTCCTGCACGGTGAACATAAGCCTGACTGTCCGTAGCCGGATCAAAATGGATCACCATCTCCAGTCCCTCAATATCCAGACCACGGGCTGCCACATCGGAAGCAATCAGCACCTTGAGCTTGTCCGCACGAAACTGGGCCAGCACGTTGGTACGTGTAACTTTGTCCGCATCACCGTACAGGGATGCTGTAGTCAGTCCCATATGCTTGAGCTTGGCCTCAATCTCCCCGATGGCATTGGTTGTATTGACGAACACCAGTGCTTTTCTCGGATTAAAATGACGCACCAGTCGGCGCAGCATGTCCACCTTATCCCGTTCTTCGGATACAAAGTAGTAGTGTTCCAAACCGCTGGCCGTCTTCTGGTCAGGATCAATCCCGATTTCCACGTAATCCTGCATTTCCCGCTTGGCCAACGCTTGAATTTCGTCGTTCAGCGTCGCGGACAAAAATACTAACTGACGGTCACGCTGGGCAGTGCCCAAGATGTTCGTGACATCGCCTGCTCCCCCGAGCTGGAACATCTGATCCACCTCATCGATGACGATGGTTGTAATGTTGTGCATTTTCAGCTTCTTGGAAGCGATAAGTTCCCGTACACGTCCCGGTGTGCCAACCACAAGCTGCGGATGGTCCTTCAGCTTCTCGATCTGGCGCTTGACTGCCGCTCCACCGATCAGGCCGAGTACACGGATGCCGCGATGCTCCCCATAACGCTGACCTTCGCGTACAATTTGCATCGCCAGCTCCTGACTGGGAGCCAGGATCAGCTTTTGCGTAGCCTTTTTCTGCGGGTCAATGGCTTGCAGCAGCGGCAGCAAATAAGCCAGCGTCTTCCCTGTGCCGGTCTGCGAACGCGCCAATACATGCCTGCCCTTGATCATTTCTGGTATAGCCTGCGCCTGAACTGGCGAAGGCTGCGTAATCTCATGCTCAGCCAGCTTGGTCAACAGGTCTTGTTCAACGCCGAGCGATTCAAAATTCAATGTCATGAAAAGGTCCAACCCCTATACGTAAATTCGTTACTCTCCATTATATGCGAAAACAGCCCTGCAACCAAATGCAGATATTTAGTCCCGCCCTCCTTTGCTACGAAATAACAAAAAAAAGATGTCCCTCCACCATCACATGGCTTGCGGGACATCCTTTATTTTTTGTTCATCACGCCATGGCCCAGCCTGTCGGTCAGTCTGGGAGCAAGCTGATACAGCTTGAGAAAAGGAGATATCCACCGTGGCAGATTAACCTCCTCCTTGCGAAGCTCCATCGCTCTCACGATGTGCTGCGCCACCTTGTCCGGCTTTAGCATAAACCAGCCTACATTACGGACATATCCGCCCGAAGGATCAGCGAGGTCAAAAAACGGCGTGTCAATCGGTCCGGGATTAATCGTCGTTACCGTAACTCCGCTCCCGCGCAGCTCCTGCCGAAGCGCATTGCTGAACCCTAGCAGCGCATGCTTCGTTGCTGTGTAGGAGGACGATTTGGCTGTCCCGATTTTTCCCGCCATGGATGCCACATTGACGATCTGACCTGTACCTCTTGCCGTCATTTGCGGCAGAAACGCCTTGATACAACGGACAGCACCCATATAGTTCACATCCATCATTTGTTCAAACTCTGTCAGGTCTGTCTCATGAAAATACTCAAACTTCCCGTAACCTGCGTTGTTGAGCAAAATATCGACCCGTCCGTACTGCTCCATCACACGGGCAGCCACGGCCTCTACCTGCTCCTGACGAGTGACATCCAGAGGGATCAGCTCA carries:
- a CDS encoding ABC transporter ATP-binding protein; translated protein: MEQQPVLQINGLTGGYSAKRPVLHQISLDVKPGEMVGLIGLNGAGKSTTMKHILGLMTPQAGEIRVQGHKQAENPEQYQGAIAFVPESPELYPEMTVMEHMEFTARAYGVSEADFRTRSDQMLDLFRMRDKSGSMSMHLSKGMRQKVMIMCAFLAGPPLYVIDEPFLGLDPLGIRSLLDFMLEMKRSGSSILLSSHILSTIENYCDRFIVLHQGAIIAQGTLDEVTAQAGKPGMPLEDAFYELVQGRE
- a CDS encoding SDR family oxidoreductase, yielding MSTLQNKVVVITGASSGIGALCARLLSEKGAIPILTARSQERLDQVSAGISGRHELIPLDVTRQEQVEAVAARVMEQYGRVDILLNNAGYGKFEYFHETDLTEFEQMMDVNYMGAVRCIKAFLPQMTARGTGQIVNVASMAGKIGTAKSSSYTATKHALLGFSNALRQELRGSGVTVTTINPGPIDTPFFDLADPSGGYVRNVGWFMLKPDKVAQHIVRAMELRKEEVNLPRWISPFLKLYQLAPRLTDRLGHGVMNKK
- a CDS encoding DEAD/DEAH box helicase, producing MTLNFESLGVEQDLLTKLAEHEITQPSPVQAQAIPEMIKGRHVLARSQTGTGKTLAYLLPLLQAIDPQKKATQKLILAPSQELAMQIVREGQRYGEHRGIRVLGLIGGAAVKRQIEKLKDHPQLVVGTPGRVRELIASKKLKMHNITTIVIDEVDQMFQLGGAGDVTNILGTAQRDRQLVFLSATLNDEIQALAKREMQDYVEIGIDPDQKTASGLEHYYFVSEERDKVDMLRRLVRHFNPRKALVFVNTTNAIGEIEAKLKHMGLTTASLYGDADKVTRTNVLAQFRADKLKVLIASDVAARGLDIEGLEMVIHFDPATDSQAYVHRAGRTGRMGRKGLVASVVTDRETFIMRKFSRELGIDIAERALHGGRVVVPRPVDAKRAPARPSEARPTSDGAPVESRKAPARGENGRPGRTAANSSAPGKSKGAALSKAGKAQRERDRKNKGAPRWLKEKGSKPNG